DNA from Schistosoma mansoni, WGS project CABG00000000 data, chromosome 1 unplaced supercontig 0094, strain Puerto Rico, whole genome shotgun sequence:
ATTAACGTAATAAGTAGTGATCAAAAACTGTATGAAATAGGTTGCCTTTACAATAAGTTCAGCTTTGGAAGAATATGCTGGTCGAGTCAAGCTCTTTTCAGTAATCAGAAGCAAATTCCTGACAGAAATCCATGATGTCCTAAATGGCCTAGTGAGCTGTGGACAGCAACTCAAGCCCTTAAAGCTGATGGCACGAAATAAAAAACTTGACTGAAGATGGCTACTGATCAAATCGAGTGCTTTGACACTGAGATTATTTCTCGCATACGTTTGTATTTCCGTAAATTCTGCCTATTTTTTCCATTTGTTGGTCCCACCTCCTGCTGTGGCTTAGTAGTTGAAGTAGCTAGCAGGGTATTGTCATTACTCCTAGGGTAAAAATTGTCTTGAAGTCAAATACACAGACCTGTGCTCGACAAATAGGCCTCAATAGATATCACCATAAAACCTGGAAGGTTCCATCAAATGCGTTACGTGGTTTTTTGACATACCTGGTCATTGCATAAGACATGAATGGAAGTTGTTGATTCGAGCTCTAAgtataaatttgaataaaaccGAGATCATAAATATCCCTCAATAGATTGTAGGAAAAGTTAAAGAACTCACTTTGTGAGCCATGATTCGAAGCTTGCTCTCTTCAGATTGAAGGTTCTTATCCAACTGGCCAGATATTGTTGTTGCATAATCTTGTGCTAGCTGACTTAAGTACTGGAGACGAGGTCTAACAGTACGTAATCTATCGACTCCATCTTCGATAACAGATAACTCAAGCTCATTATCGTTTGCTTTCCCCCCAAAATATTGAGGATAATAACATCCAAGCTGGCAGCATAAAAACAAACCTGCCTCCAACTCTGAGAACTTTAAACCCATCTGGTTTAACGTCGGCTTTTCTATAGAGGGTTGTTTCGTCTAAAGATTATTAATAACGAATATTTGTGACCTACGTTGTCAGCTGTTTCTTCCGAAGGGATGTTAGGTAAAAACATTGACAGTATATTGAAAGCAGAGTTTAGATATTTCGTTATATCCTCTGACTTTATCGATGCAAGAGCTGGACTTGGGAAAGACAGTAGCTCTGCGGTTAATTGAAGTAAGCTAAGTCGTTCGTCGAAAGTGTCTTCAGCAAAATCACCGAATTGTGGCAAGAATTTTTCCAACATGTATATGTACAATTCATGAGCGTTAACGTTTCTCTGTTTAGGAAATATCTACAAGATAAAGTTACTTACAGATACACATAAGGCAGCCTGTCTACAACTCTCCCGAACTTGAGCTATACATGCCCGATCACTTGCCTTTACATATTACTACAACTTCGAACTGACTTACATTGAATGTAGGAACGGCCTGCAAAGCTTGTTGAGAAATCATGCCGACTAGTTTTTGCCTGCCAGTCAGTGTAGACATACATTTCAGGGATGATAGTAAAGAGATTAACATTGGAAACTCTTCCTCAGAAACATCATGTAGCACTCGATTAGTTTGTTCAACCACAAAAGACTCCAGATCGCTAGTTAATACATTATCTGGTAGACTTTTTAAACGTTCACACAGGAATTTCAGAGTGTTTTCTCTAGAGTTTTCTGCATTCATTGAAAGAAGTCGATTGAATATTCCCAGTAAGGTTGCTTTCGGCTCTGAATGAAGTAGTTGAGACAAAGCCAAAGAAATGACATTCAGCTCCTAAAAATCGCACACTCGTTAAAATTAATTACCTTTTTATCATCTGTTTGATACATTTGAACGAGAACATCAGCAACACGTGGGACGAATACCCGTGCATGTTTACAAAACTGTAACAAATCGTGCACCACTTGACTTCGAACATTGACATCGTCGTCGTCACATAAATCCAGAAAACAATTGAAACTGTCCTCCAGTAGATTCTCGAAAAGTTTGCTAAATCTTGCTATAAACTGACTTGACAATCTCTTAGCATTTTCATCGCCTTTAACACCTACAAGTACTGTTTTGTAGGCATTTTCTCTCTAATGATAGATGAAAAATTAAAAGATCACATTCACAACCTCCTTTAAATCTGTGGAACTGTCAGCTAGTTTATCATAACATGAGTACAAATCATCCGTAGTCGGCAAAGTCATTGGGTAGCATACACCATCAAATCTCCGCCTATATAATTCACAAACGGAATTGTACAAACAACCAAACTTTGATGATTGGGACATAACCTTAGACTTTCAGCTGTTTTGAATCTTTTCTATTTATGTAAATGGACGGTATACCggtttttattatttagtcaccATAATTTTTGCCTATTTTCTTTAAACTGTTTAGATACACTCGCGGGAAAATTCACTTATTAAAAAAATGAGTCGAGGTTTTCATATCTTACTTATTCCATCACAAATGAATAAACTTTGCCAGTCATGAACACAGTCTGTTCTTCTTCACGTCCTTTTTTTATTCTCTTTCCCAACACCCTCGTGATATACCACAGAAAACATGTATATGGGACATACACCTTCGTCCTACACCTTTAATAATACGCCCGATAATTCAGGGAATTCACAGTTGCATCCAAATCTTCGAATCTCGGAGAAATTTCGTGGTTTTCTCCAAAGTCATGAAAATTCGTAATCACTGGGAAAAAACCTCAAATCGGTGTTGCGCAGTTGTGTGAACAAGAATCTATTACTAATGGTATTTCTTGAGTCTTTTGAATCGCAATTACTGTgaacaatatttttattatatgataTCCAAGTTCATTACATATTCCAGAACCAGTCTTTTGGCTTTGTTTCAGTATGTTATATAGGTATGAGACAATGAAGGGTTTGTTCCACGCCACTTTTTCAAAAACCTTACGCCATACAGTTGAGTTTTTGTTACTGTGAAATATTCCCATTACTCCTCCCGTCCAGCCAGACTACAGCTAATTGTTTCTTTTAGACTAATAATATCGAAGGTAATGAAAGCGATGAGAGACAGGTAGTAGCTAAAAGAGTGCCAATTTTAATGCATTGCTGTCGGTCGACATTTTACAGAGAGTTGAAAAAGTTAGAATATATGTTCGTGAAGAACTTCAACTTGGAGGTCTTTAAGAAACAATACCGTGGTTTTGTACATATGAAAGATGTGGACGACATTGCAGCTATGCAACTATGCTGCAATATTGTTCCCAATCCTGGGACTGTCTCGTGTAGCTACAGTTATTGTAAACCTACTGCAGCGACCGGTACTGCCtcgtttttttaaataaatcatatttagAAAGTACGAGTGCAGAGATGTCGCCACCTATGCATCTGAAAGTCAAAAAAAGGCTAGGCAGAATTGTCATTGGTAAGATGAAAGGAGGTGATATCACTGTTAAGAAGGTACATTAAATTCTTGGCCTTTTTCGAACGGTTATTCCTGAACTCGCTGCTTCAGTCAGAGTAGCTGCCACAATGTAGAACCGAATTTCTGGATACAGGAGAGTACTACCATATTGGACTGGAATTGGACCTTCTGGGGATTGTAGACAGTTGATTACGCAGGATCAACGTCAGCAAACTCGAATTACGACTCAACTAAGATGGCCTATCAGTGTCTAGATCTTCCAAACAACAGTTTTGGCCTATCCGTGGTCATCCTGTAGCTCCGTATCTCAGTGAGGTATTCTTATTTTTGAGGATACGGCTGGTTATTCTAGTTTAacaactagcgaccagtagcaccttctataatcgaaacccttCTGGccaaatagaaatcagaagtcagacgagaagaggtaggaaagatatatttgatacgttatcaatatatcgatgaACCTTTATTCTAAGccggctaatgaacgtaggagcagtgtcccacgccgagttgaaacgtgatctggtacggatgcatgaccgaaagccttcagttaaacaagtccacttaaacaacgtggtcagcatccaatgttgaacacttagaaagctattgattttggggaattatttacagctacatttTGTATCTATGGTGGTGAAATAAAACCGTCTGGTTTGAACAAAGTATCCTCTGGTGTTGTAACTGAGTTGCAAGAGTTTCTGACAGTAAGCCTTAATGTCATTAGGTGTCAAATGAATCTGAGAATAAAATTAGTCTTATTAGCTGGACTCATAAGTCGATCCAAGccagaccaccactgaaaatctagaagcactggaataCCGTTTCgccccagtatgggactcctcagcagtgagcattcacgatcccgcacacagGACTCGAATCCAAGactttcggtctcgcgcgcaaaccCATAACTTATAGATCACTGGGCTgcccagtgctcccaggttctCAACGGTGGTCTATCTTAGATGGACTCATTATTTTGGCCATTAAAAttgctacaatctccacaaatccccgtTCCGATAACGAAGTTAGTCGTTGTTATTTGTGATACCCCTGTTTGTAGCATCATGTCATCGACCATAACGATGCAACAGGTTGTGACAGATGTTTTGGGGACCCGCCTCAGTAAGCTAGTGACTTTTCGCATCGGCGAACACAACTTAAAAAGTGATGTTACATCCCACAGCGAGTCCCAATTTATTCGTAATTGTGGTAGAAGTTCATGCAAAATCTGTCAATAGATACTTTGAAAATGTTTCCATCTGAACCGATACACCGTACATACTTTGGGGTCACGGAAAACGTATTTATTTATGGAATGATGTAGCCAACATGCGACCAAAGCGGATAGATCCATTCATTCTAGCACTATAAATGTAACTATAGAGTCTTGTAGACAACACACGACTTGCGACTTTCAAAGGATATGTCTCTCACTGCATGAAGTTTCTGTTCGGAAAGCAACTAAATGTAGCTTGTTTGTACGATACTCAGACCTCGTAGTTACCATTAGCACTCTATACAAATTTTCTACGTCTTTCATTACCAATCTACTTATCGTCGCACCCGATGTTGCACACAGTGTCGCTCAACAGTGTGGACGGTAATCTGAATATTTTTTACTTGGATACGAAAGTTGTTATAGTGACGAAAATAATCTACGATGTgtataaatttacttagtattgtttgtttggatcttcccattgatgtttttagaactgcaactggtcagtctctagttggcatatgtgcatccgatgcgtattgcctcgatatagccttaattcacaagcatggtaagaaGAATGGGGGAATAGTGCGCTAGCAGTGGGAATCCAGGGACGCGCAGTTTCatccctatttgggactcgtcagttggatgtacctgcatctcagagttgatgttcactctgggactcgaacccagtatctttcgcttcaaacgccatcgcgttgtccactctgccactgattcctgatagccacttgcttgtgtaatggggtgaagtcgANNNNNNNNNNNNNNNNNNNNNNNNNNNNNNNNNNNNNNNNNNNNNNNNNNNNNNNNNNNNNNNNNNNNNNNNNNNNNNNNNNNNNNNNNNNNNNNNNNNNNNNNNNNNNNNNNNNNNNNNNNNNNNNNNNNNNNNNNNNNNNNNNNNNNNNNNNNNNNNNNNNNNNNNNNNNNNNNNNNNNNNNNNNNNNNNNNNNNNNNGCGGTCATAAaaccatcaatgggaatatcCATACAGACAATGGTAAGTAGTATTTCACTtcccccattacacaagcaagtggctatcaggaatcagtggcagagtggacaacgcgatggcgtttgaagcgaaaggtactgggttcgagtcccagagtgaacatcaactctgagatgcaggtacatccaactgacgagtcccaaatagcacgaaacgagcgtcaaactggattccactgctagccactatccatgttgCTTACAATGTGTATAGTTTAAAACACATCGCTGACGATGTCATTCAGCATGGTTGTCTAGAATCGTTTTTGGCTTTCCCCTCTGAATCATATGTTAGGCGTTCAGTACACTGCTGATTCGTGGTGGCTAAGAAAGCCACACGGAATATCATGTGATGAGACTGAGTCGGCGGTAATTTATAATTTCTCAAAAGAAACGACTACTTGAAGAGACCCGAAGTTTTCGACTACTATGCCTAACAATATAGTTCTAACGAACGACAAGCCTGAGTTCATCTCGCAAATTGTCTTGAACGGAAGAATTAGGTTTTGGCCATACGCAGTCTTCAGATCTTTTCAATGGCTCGTTTCCCTCCAGTACTATGAGTATATTTGACTGCTCTGTAGTTAGCCACGTGTGTACGTATATTACTTTGGAAGATATACTCTGAAAGTGCATCTCATTCTCAACCCAAtattatgtatttattataCCCGTTTTACACATTTTCCTAGATAGCGTGACTTCATTTCTCATGGCTTGTAGCTTAAAAAATAGTTTATTGCAGTAGGTCTACACGTTGGTTAATGCTTTGGCATAATTACCTGGAAAGTAATCAGGAATGTTACCGAGTTACTGCACGTGataatttaaaaattcataACATCCTCGGATTGGTTTATGGCATCGATCCAAACAATACATCCTCGTCGACAGTAAGGAACGGAAGCGAGTTTCATTCATCTCTAGTAACTGGCTACTGAACAAGCAACTACTTGTCTGCAGAGATTGTCTTAATCTGACGGATATTCTTAATCGTACAAACCCTGATTATCATTTTTCGTTGGGGCCATGTTTTTATAGCATCACTGTGGTAAGTTGCCATCACCTAAAACTCAATGCTTATCAAGTGACTGATGGTTAGCTGAGGAACTAGAGGTATATTCGACGAAGTACTCGGTTACAGAAAGATTGATGCATACAACAATGACACGCAGCTCATCCAAAACAGTGATGTTTTCACTGCTGCGGCTATTATCAACGAATACATTGCAATTACACCAAGTCCAATATCAATCGGTTGCACGCCGATGataacaaaatattaaaaacgATTCTGAAAGTGACCATTGATCTGTCTGGCAAGATCGACAAGTTTACTGCTTACATAACAAGCTCATCCACCACTGTGAAGGACAAGTGTATCAGCAGCACAGAGACGTTGACTTTCATATTCTCATCAAAAACACCTAAAGAAAAGGGTACTGTCAAAGTACCGGAGGAACAAAATTTCAGTGAGCACTCAGCAAGTTGTGTCAGCTGTTTATAAAATTTCAGAGGTGACAAAAGTGTCGAAGATAGTTTGTGGTTTGTTTGTAGAGTATTGTTTTCTGGACTAGATGGTTTTGTCATGAAGCTTGTTCTGATGGTGTTGTTCAGTAGGACAATGAAAGCTACAAGATCCAGAGTTCATAAAAGCCTATTTAGCTTACGTATTCTATGTTCACGGTTCAAAAGTTCTACCTCTCCAGGAAATAAAATAGAACAAGCAATGGATATTGCGATCCAGACTCTATTGCAAAACAAAAGAGATAAAGTAAATAAGCGTTGATAGTGATGCAAAGGGAGGGAGAGCTAAATACATTTTTGTCGAATACATTTATATGTTGGGTAGGCTGCGCGGCCAAGTCACCGGTCAACTTCACCACAATACTTGGGGTGTTCAGTTTTCAGACGGTGACGCTCGGTTCCTTTTAACTTTGTTAACGGCAGTCCAATCATCTACAGGGATTTTGAGAACCACCGTTACATTCAGAGATCCTGTGCTGAGAGACCCAAGTCTGCTGAGAGAGTCCAGCACTGTCGATGTTATGATGGTGCTGTGTGTCAGCATGTCCTCACTAGTGTTATTACATGCTCCATCGGTAGTAGTATTGTCGCGATCCCTCTCCTTGTTTTCAATGAGTGTCTTTGTTTGTCTACCCGTTTCAGGACAGTCATTTTTCAAGTGTGCTGGCAACTTATTCTTTAAACCTGCGAAGAGGACAATGATCTTGATCAGCAAAACTTAAACACCCGTGTTGCACGTGACACATACCCACCTATGGTCCGACTTACTGAGTATGTTGTAGGTAGTTACTGTGAGATCTGTGCACGCTTCGTTGAGccaacctttgcagttgtcgCACCGCATGCCAGATGCGACAGCAAAGTAGCACCCAGGTCGTTTGCATGAATTCTTCATGACTATGGTGACGTAAATTTTTTATAGGTCCTAGCAAAGTCTACGAACGTAGAAAAAACAGTAAACTGAAAACTGGTAAAATGGATAAAAACGGGTGGTACAAAAGGTAAGGATAAAATGAACTTGTCTTGACGTGGAAAACTGAAAAACCAAATAATAAGCTGAGGCAAAAGCACAGTTAACTATTACATTGGGTAAGACTCTAAAAGAAGAGCAATCTACCGAACGTTTAGCTCAGGACAGATTTTTTAGACCAGAAATGGTTCTTTTGTTGCGTAAAAACACAGCAAAAGTCTTAGAAACGCAAATCACGTCAGGACCAGACTCCCCATTCGTAATGCGCACGCCCTCCATTATTGCTAGGGCTTGATGTCTTAGCACATTTATTTGGCTGAAATATCTAAATGCTATTAAGGCTTGCTAGTGAACCATCGTAGCTAATAATTAATATGAGTGACctgttattattatctattGAGCTAGTAAGTTATGAGTACTAATCGGCACTACAACACGATAATACGCATGATTATTAATTGGAGGACTaatacaacaatgggttaacataAGTACAAATCGATAGGTAACGTTCAAGTAGAGATTAAGACTAATATAAGGCTGCGTTTTTTAGTCGGGCTTGTGAATGAAGAATTACGGTCTACCTCTTTATTAGTACTGCTCTAATAACGGACCTAagcctaaaattgtagatttgttatAATGTAACTACCTCACCTGtgagatcttacgtggaagccAGATCCTTATcttcactgactcatcgtgtcgTAACAATCACCAATATATGGTGGAGAACACGTTTAGGCTTGGTGTAGAACAATATACTTAATATTGATAAAAGTGACGAATCACATAAGAATGACCACGCCTGCAAGGCCGGGCCATGCCATTCGATGAATTGAATTAATTCTCCCCGCCTTCTCCATTGTTGGGTATTTTTCTGCGTTAAATGTTTTGTGTTCAGCTTTGAGAATTGTGTGTTTGGGGCCTATTGTCGCTACAAGTACATTAACTTACACGTAAGCCTAGCTTACAAACACGTCTATGTCATATTATTTTTAGACCATTTGAATTTGAAATCTGTTTGAACTGCACTGAAAATTTTCAACTAAGCCCATTATGCTTGCTATTGCCATAAGTATTTGGGCCCATGAATTCGGCCACCATAAAAGTTAACTTGGATGAAGTTCAACACAGATAAAACTATAGGATATAACAGCATCACTGAATTCAACTTATTCGTTTTGCGCTAAAATGGTGAGCAAGCTATCAGGTAGATGTTATCCATACAAGTGATAAAAATAGAAACTCTTCATCTCAGTTCTAAACTTCACATCAAATGGACTAATATTTCTGTGTCATGTTACTCGAATCATGTCAAGTTGCTGACATTCCTAAATCGTTAAACGTGTACAAGTTTTGAGCAATTAAAAATTATCAGGCATTTGAAGCAACACTGCCTAATGACCATTAGCTAACCCCCAATCAAAATTATGAATAGCTGTTCATAATGCTTTAACAACGTCGTCAAACAGCATTGTTATGAATCAACCATCACGTCTTATGGTTGTTGTAAGTGACGTGGCCAAAAAATCGGTCAATGAAAACATAATCAATTATTAACATAAATAATATGTTGTCTTCTTGAGGTTTCTAAAATGAACATTGCAGTAAAATTTTCTGTCTATTGTTTTTTAGTA
Protein-coding regions in this window:
- a CDS encoding apoptosis inhibitor, putative — encoded protein: MTLPTTDDLYSCYDKLADSSTDLKERENAYKTVLVGVKGDENAKRLSSQFIARFSKLFENLLEDSFNCFLDLCDDDDVNVRSQVVHDLLQFCKHARVFVPRVADVLVQMYQTDDKKELNVISLALSQLLHSEPKATLLGIFNRLLSMNAENSRENTLKFLCERLKSLPDNVLTSDLESFVVEQTNRVLHDVSEEEFPMLISLLSSLKCMSTLTGRQKLVGMISQQALQAVPTFNASDRACIAQVRESCRQAALCVSRNVNAHELYIYMLEKFLPQFGDFAEDTFDERLSLLQLTAELLSFPSPALASIKSEDITKYLNSAFNILSMFLPNIPSEETADNTKQPSIEKPTLNQMGLKFSELEAGLFLCCQLGCYYPQYFGGKANDNELELSVIEDGVDRLRTVRPRLQYLSQLAQDYATTISGQLDKNLQSEESKLRIMAHKLMMNIQRMIRCFFHNPPVFKTLNVTLSWIQSPVTSIPGTKRPFPTDLGNHHNTGVRQPRGDRLLYTPPIGQWSRVDTTDSNKGRFRFGRSNRGRGRNF